TGTGGCATATTTGCTATTTGGGattgattttatatgtatCAATCTTGTCCTTTTGTTAAAGCCAAAGTAGGATTAAAGtgcaaatgaaaattaagatttttcatGGGATGCAAGAATTGGTGATTATGTTAAATGTTTCAGTACTTGTAGTTGTTACATAGTTTCTTACTGCTAGTCATGTAGGGTCAAGAGTTTGGGGAGTCCCAAATTGTTCTTGTTTAATATACCATGAAGTATAGATGGGAACAGAGGTCAATTGAtttttggtgcatttgttaaGTTTCTAATAagatcttttttgttttttggttgcTGATGATGGTAGAATAAAGATGTAACTGAAGCAATTCAGAAAGTTGCAGCTGCTTATGACTGCAAGATTGTTGAAGGAGTACTAAGTcatcaaatgaaacaatttgtGATTGATGGAAATAAGGTCGTGTTAAGTGTCTCAGGGCCTGACACAAGAGTTGACGAAGCTGAATTTGAGGAAAATGAGGTGTATTCCATTGACATTGTTACAAGTACTGGTGAAGGCAAggtaattattttgttgaatgttTATGCGAGATAATATttagtttgataaattttctatctgATGTTTGTCctggaattttttattaaacttgCAGCCAAAATTGTTGGATGAGAAACAAACAACTATCTATAAAAGAGCTGTTGACAAGAATTATCACCTAAAGATGAAAGCATCTCGGTTCATATTTAGTGAGATAAGCCAAAAGTTCCCAATCATGCCATTTTCTGCAAGGTTTGTTGTGTTATACAAGGCAGCCCAGATCTCTGTTTAACCACAAGCACTTCCCTTTCAACCATATTGATAATGAGCTAGGATGAATGTATGACAGGGCTTTGGAAGAGAAGCGTGCTCGTTTAGGCCTAGTAGAATGTGTGAATCATGACCTTTTACAGCCTTATCCCGTGCTTCACGAGAAGCCTGGTATGAACCTTTAGAGTCTGAAAGATATAGATGTCTTTTTTGTTGTACATTTTATGTAACTGCTTGTATTGCAGGTGACTTGGTTGCACACATCAAATTTACTGTTTTGCTAATGCCGAATGGGTCGGATCGAATCACAACTCATCCTCTGCAGGAGCTGCAACCCACTAAGACTGTGGATGATCCTGAGATTAAAGCATGGCTAGCATTGCCCACAAAGACAAAGAAGAAGGGTggagggaaaaagaagaaaggttAGCTTGAAtgcaacaataataatagtcCTCTGTAATTCATGAAGATCTTATTTCTTTACCATGCGgtaattgcaaaaaaatgtgttttccAGGTAAGAAAGGGGAAAAAGCTGACACAGCTGACGCTGAGGCCATGGACACGGCACCGAATGGTGCAGCTTCAGAAGAATGagaaaattcttgtttttattttgtattttctctATGAAATTTTGGCAGCTCCATTGTATTTGGTTGTTTTGAGTCATGAAATGTCAATCCTAACTTGAATACTTTAAAATGCGTTCTGTTTTGTACACTGGTTTGCTGATCTTTAATGTATCCATTTTCCCTTTAGATAGAAATAGATGTTACAATAATTGGAAACTAGGAATTTACTACTACCATTTTATTTGACATCTTCACCTGCATTTCAATCAAACTGTTCTATCAAGAAGCCATTAGTCGGAGTTGATAGGCAACACTTCTTAGCATGATTGTATGCTCATGTCAGGATTGAATTGTAATTTAAGGATTGAAGTGTTATTGAAGCCTGAGGATTGACACAGTTACAGAGAAGACAAAACCAAGCAATCGgatctttttaatttccacaTGCAGCTGGCATTAAATCCAATAACTTCTAAAGTGAGATTGCCGAATTTCAGGATTCGTTTCGCTGAAGTGAGATTGCCAAATTCAGGACTTGATTCGCTATGGACTCGGAACGAAATGGATTGGATTAGTGAACtcaatctaatatttttcaaaatatttatatatatgtatatatatatatattaaaataataaatactaattttatcaGTATGAAAGactaatattattgaaagattaacttttttttataaatgtttcaaacattaaaatattaactttcaaaaatttattatttatatatgcattaaAACATCTATAAACGTTtcaaacattaaaatattaactttcaaaaatttattatttatatatgcattaaAACATCTATAAACtcttaatataattagtttaatatataaacattgattttatttattatatttaagaataaataaaatatacacatttttatacatataaatatatataaaataaaaggacagTGGCCGACCCAAAACACTAGAACCCAGGACTTAATCAAGGCTTCAATCGGCCTAGGTTTAATTTCGAATCTAAACCAAACCCATTGTCATCCCTAATTTAGAGTAATCTAAACAGAAGTTGTGAACTTAGGCTACTTTCAATTGAAATGGAATCTGATGGAAAGGCCTGAAATTGtagtgtgcgtgcgtgtgtgtgtatgacaaatgaaaatgataaactgataattgttttttttccttttctcaaaaCTCTCAATAACATCAAATGTTTCAAACAATTACCCAGCAATTGAGTAAAAACAAATCTAAGAAGGAAAACGAAAACAAGATTTCAATATCAGACTCTTCAAGGTACTTCATGTTTGAAAGAACGCTATATAGACCATGTCTCGGTTCCTTCACATCCAGTAAATGTTGAGCAGACCTGATATTCCTCAGACTTTCACCCTTATGCCCCAAAAAACTATGACATAAAGGGATCACACTATTTACAGTGTGTTGCGCCAGACCAGAAAACCGCTGGAAACGAACATGAATCGACAAAACCAAGAGAATGTGTAGTGCCCATTTCACAAAGTCAAAATCTTCAAATACCTGTAAAAGAAGgtaattcaaatcaaaagaaCTATTTGTATATGTACCCAGTTGCATGCAGAGGCAAGTATCTCTTCACGTATGTTATCTTTTTCTACATAATCAGAAGAAAGCATGCAAATATAGATTCTATATGCATGTTAATCCAACTTGTCGATGGCATTGCCTACTTACATGATGCAGCCAAATGCACAAGCAAATGGTAGCAAACCAAGCAGCTTACCCACATGACTTTACAGAAGTGCACAGGAAAATTGTGGGACCCTCGGAACACATAATTGCATTTCAACTGCAAGTTTTGAGAGCCAAATCTAGCCTACGGCATTTTCAGTGCCTGTTTCAGTTGTGCAAATGCTGCAGGATGCATTTTAGACATAGcagtattaaataattctccGTGGAGGGCAGCACACATCTGGAGGTTGTCCCTCAGTGAATTCTCCAGTGAAATTTGGTTTACTGGGTCCGAGAACTTgatctgaaaatgagaaactTATTCAGTTAATAAAAGATGATCCTGCAGTTCTATAGAATTCTAAACAAAATACCTGTCTCCTTCTGAACTCTTTGCTAGGGACCTGCAGCTTGCTAGATTGCATATTGTCACTGCTGTTATAGGACAAGCAAATTTAATTGCAACAAATAAGGCAACCATGTTtgatatttgagaaaattatgcAAGGATAAGCTCAGTATCAATTCAAACCTTGATTCTTCTTCAGTTAAGTCCTCACTTCCACCCAATATTACACTTGTGCACACGCTAACAAGAACAAAACGCACCAGAATTATGCCGGTAAAGAAATTAAGTATCGATATAACTGCTAGATAATTCAAGATGAAGTTCATGAAGTACCTTAGGATTTGATCCAGTTTATCAAGTACTTGAGGCAGTCTCAAAGTTAGAATTATGGAAAGGGCTAGGCCAAATATCTTCTTTTGTGTGGAAATCACATTATCCACCTGCAATCCATATGATGAAAAGTGAGTAAATAACCTATAGGCTCTCCATAATAATGGATCGTGCACCCAGAGCCAGAGTAAAGTCTGTGTTATCAGTTAAAATGTTCTCCTAGAAACTTTTCTCTAGCAAACTAAATTCCAATTTCCTACAATCCGACCTTTATTAAAAGCCATTTATGGAGACAAGAAATGTTTCACTCAATGTCCAGTCTGGCAATAAGAGTAATAGGCAGCTAAGTAAAATGTTCAGCTGTCATATGTCCAAGGATAATAACTAATAATCACAGGAATTCAACTAAAGCGGTGGTCAGGCATGCAAAAGTCAGTTACAGCTCAAGATGTGGTAAATCGGAGTAAGGGTGATCAAGCAAATGCACATGTTAGAAGCTGATTCAAGAATATTCCACAGTGACAGAAAACAAGCATAACCAtgacattaaaaattttccaaagAGCAATACTGAATTTACACCTTTAACTTAAGTGCAGCACCAGCTTTTTTCTCCCAACAGAAGGAAAGTGAAGAGAAATGGATGTGATATGCAAATGTTCATATTGAAACAACAGATTCAACACAGAAGTACTTGAAGATACCTTATCAAGCCATACATCAACCAGGCAAAGAAGTATGTTTTCTTCATTTGGGAATCCAGCTTTCTGCAGATGTGCTAATAGTGATGGTTCTGAGGTCAGTTGTGCAAGATAATTAGTATTCATGACCAAAATCCTTGCAAGTATGGCTGCTGAAGATGTTTTCACGGCTGTCTTTGAAGGATCATGATCATCCCCTCCACTCAGgcatatgataattaatttctacaaaaatatagcaaaGCTTGAATATCATAAAATCCTTAAAAACCAGTTATAAGATATACACACACGGACACCTGTTGTAACCGTTACTAAGGATACATAAAGGTAAAGAGAGAAACCAAGATACCTGTATACTAGAGCTGATTAATTGGGGCACTTCACCAGGAAAACACTGCATCAAAGAAGTAGattaatgagaaaataaaaaagcaataCAAAAGCAACCTATTCCAAAGCAAAACATAGAATTCATTCCACTGAGTATAGCAACTTATGAATTGAGTCAACTTATGAATCGAGTCAAATTTTTACTACGAAAAACATGGCAAAAAATACTCTAAGAGGcaacataaaaggaaaaattccAACAAGAACAATACTGGAACAAACACAAAGACAACAAATGTCATATTTAAACATGTAAGCAATGACTTGCTTTGGTACCAACTAAAGCTTTAATTTTGCAGCATCACTCTGGAGTCAACTACCTGAACCAAAACATCCACAAGTGGGAGAACTGAACGCAGCCCTCTGTCGTTGACATTACCAATGACCAAATCAAGAACTTTTGCAAGTGTTGCTGCATGCATGTTGAGGAACTCTAATCCGCCAAGAACTATGTAGCCTTCAATTATGCTGGCAGCCACCTACATATCAATTACATTTCAAGACCAGTACTATTGCAACAGAAGATGCAACTATCCAGAAGAATTTATCAATACCTTCAAGTGATCAAAACTTTTTTCCAAGATTTCCACCAGACATGGAAAATAACCCAACAGCTGAGGCACCATTGAAGGGGCATGAGAAAGGGTAGCTTCCCATAACTGCAtgataatgaagaaaaaatattataacttgTGAAATATTATGTAGAGAGCTCCAAGTAAATTTCATCACTGAACTACAGACCTGCATGCTATCTTCCAAAAGTTCATCAGGGCTATTTATGTTAATCACACTTTGTAAGATGGGCAGCAGCATGTTGTAGCACATGGGTGACTGATAACCAAGTGCAACTACAAAGTTCTTTAGGGCTGTGAGAAGCTGAATCTGCAGAAGGCTTTCACCGGAAGACTCTTGCCATGCCTAGGATTATATTGTAGTCAATATGAAGACATACAACATGCTAgcaaattagaataaaagagaTAAAATCCAACGACATGTCCACTTCCTTTTACTTCAAGAATTCATGGGTTGAACATTTATAGAAATGTCACTGAGATGCTCCTCATTTATTCAAGCAATTTCTCTTAATAAGGGCATTAGTATAACCACCAGTTGAAGGagatttttcaaacacttctGCCATATAGTAAAGTTTCTTGCAATTTTCTGGTGCATGAGAAAATACAGCATGATTCGTCTTTAAATAGATAAAACAAACGGTCATCTTGCTGTAGAAGAAGAATATGCCACTGGAAAAAATGCACAAGTCTGAATGAATTACCTTCTGGAAAAACTGCACCAACTTGTTTGCATAAGGAGTAACTTCAGTGATGCGTGCAATGAGACTAGAAATCGTATTTAATACTTGAACCTGAATATAGGATATTGTGAGATGTATATCAATAACTTTTCTAGTTAACAAGCCGATAAAATCTGAAGGGAACTTGATGCTTCAAATTTCCGGGTAAATAATGCTTTTTGGGAGGTAAGAATTTCCCGTAGCAAATCAATCATCATAACCAGCAGCAGATATTCCAGATAAATACAAATGATGTGACCTGAGGGCACAGAAGCAACacaataaagtatatatatttgattatgcTACTAGGACTAAAACATCCCTTACTACATTTAACACTCATATCCCAAGGCCATATTTTTCAGACTATAGTTCCAAAAACATTCCACCTCTATGTCAAGCCACCTACATTgaccaagaaaaaataatttgacatcCAATCATATCAAGGCTCGAAGTGCGTCATGGCTGACAGCCCCCAAAAGTGACTGACCTATACTCGAATTTGTCTGATAAAGTTTGGgataacaattcaaataacaattacaaaaCCGGGTAAGGAAACCAAcgaatactttttaaatttataatagaaattGTGATGAAACAAAGTTTTCTTGATACATATTAGAGAAAATTTGTATGCACAGATGAAGGAAGTGATTGTATTTTGCTCATTGAAAAAGGAACAGATttaagagagagaaacaaaggTCAGGTATTAGAATTTCTCTGGAATagtatacaaaataataacttttaCTGTGAATGAAGATTGAATAATGTAATACTTCTGGTACTCAGGTAtatgtctattaattatgacATAAATTTGTGGCAAATGAAAAGATTGGACATAAAAATaggtaataaaattagtgTTCCGTGTCCATATAGTTATGAACAAAAATCACGATTACGAAGCTTGAAGACTTTGATCTACACTTGGTAAACAGTATGTAACACCAAGAGACTGCAACTTACTTTTGAATCAAACTCTTGGACTTCTTCCACCAGTTTAAAACATGAGTCCCAACAAATTGGAAGAAGATCCGAAAAGTCATACTCTGAGAAATTTGCATCTTCAATGTGGAAATAAAGAGATCGTGATGCCGCCAGCtgaataaccaaaaaaatttaataacaataCAATAAATGACTCGAAgtaattataccaattttAAACAAAGCGTGTCATACCCTAACACACAAGTCTTTCTCCTGaagcaattttattaaagcacaATACACTGGTCGCCTGGTGTCATCTTTAATCTGTAGAGAAAGCCAATCAGAGATGAAATTGTCAAGAAAGTAGTTATACTAAAAGGAGAGCATACTGAAATCAGATCATTGGACACTAGGGCCAGCTTAAGATATACAAATCTCCTACTGAACTCATCCTATATTTCATGCAACAGAGTATATTTGAAACCAAGCCTGTGAATGCATTCACAATCAGAAGAAGCCACAATACACAAAGATAAACTGCAGAGATCATAATGATAAACTGATGATATATGCAAACAGTTCAGGAAGCAACTTACCTCTGAAACCCATTGCCCCAATATTAACGCAACTTTCCTATGGATGATTCGCATATTTGGATGATTATTTGTGAGCTCAATAGATAATGCACCATTGAACCTACACACAAGTGTCAGGGAGTGCTTGTCATGAGCTCATTATAAAGAAACTAAAAGTTTGAAAgagagtaaaaatatttggttttcGAATACATAATGAAGACACAGACTATTAGATTATGATCACATCACATAATGTCCACCTGAAAGAGCTACATATATAACGGGAACAGAAACAAGCATCCAATAGAAAAACCAATATAAGTAGGGCTGTGCATCAGCCAGGCTAGCATATCAACGACCAAAGCACTTGCATCAACCAGGCTACGCATGTCAATAAACAACAGGCCTGTTGTCAGCCAGGCCATGCAATGGTAATAACCAAAGTGGACAGCAAACAATGTTCCTACGGGAAACCGAAACCGATTTGGCCAAATTTCAGCTGCACCATGTTATAACCATCTCCTGAAACTCACTCGCACATGGCCTGGAAAATTTTTCTCAGCAACAACTCTAGTTCAGTATCTTAAGAGCTGGCATGGAGCTATATCTAAAACTTCAGAACAAGCTTTGGCAGACAACAAACTGATTAATTTACAAGTGGTGTGTCTCAAGTCCCATCCACCATCtccaaggaaaaaaaaaagaaaagacaaagaCCTACAAGTCTCTGAGATCACATTGCAGGAGCATTATCTTTGTCCAGAGACATGATTCGTTGGtaaaattctattataatGAATCCTTCTAATGCCCAGGTGCACGAGCTTATATCCAATTACCATTAGATTTCAACTTTCAATAGGGTCAACAGAATAAAGGAGGAAGACCGATGCAACTTGAGACAATTGGCTAAGAGCCTAACATTTTAAAAGGGAAAATCTTACCAGTCTTTAAAGCTCAGATAATTTGAGAGTTCATAATAGACATATGCAGCAGCACCATAAGCAGCATCCTTGAGAAGCAATTGTGAACTTATTTCACTAACAGAGGAAGGGCAAGCATTCATTGCCTCTTGAAGAATTGAAACCACAACTGGACCTAGCAGCTGTCAAAATCAAGACCATAAGAATATAGCCAGTTCGAAACATGTCAAAAATGCCAACAGTGACTGGACACATAAAAGCATCAAAAGAACCTACTTGGCTGTGATTCTCAAACAAGACAATGTATAGTGCTTCAGCACATGGCCTTAATCTTTCAGACCACAAAACAGAATCCTGCTCGTGATGAAAAGACTCGGGATTCTGGTACCATTCTTCCACATCACTTGCTGTTAAAACAAAATACCTGCGtaagaaagaatgaaattgATGAGAGAAACACGGGGAAAAAAGGGTCAAAGAAATTAACACTGGGGCAAAACATAAAACTTCAccaatcataattaaaactaGCAATGGCACGAGGCTCCCGACCACCATGGcaaattattctaatttctGGGAAATAATGACTTAAatgtaaaaagtaaaatatcaaCCAGGGCCAGAAGTTTGgtgacaaatttaattaatcaagccTTTACCTATTCATAAAGTATCTGAAATTCCAGACAAAATACAAGCATccatgaaaattatttcaggTTGCCAAGCTCATTCATATAATCACCTTAAATACTCacataaaactgaaaatttaaatcctTAACTTACGGAATGAATCACAGAACACATCCAGGAAAAGGAGATGCAAGCAAGCATGCATATCCAAGCATCAATGTCATAAGGCCTTCAGATCACAGGGAAGTGAGAGGGTATAATATAACCTAACTTCTCCTTTCTCAGTTTCAGAGAACAAGTTagagaatttaaaatatttcaagtctGTTAAAGTAGTTATATTGctaaatataaatccaagttACTGGGTCCAATATTTATGAGAGATTTTAAATGCCTTTGGTGGCAAAATGACAATCTGACATGAGGGGGTGGCGCAGAGAGCAAAAGGCTAATAGATAAATTAGCCTGATTGTCACCTTCCTTTCCTGGCAATATTCTTTAACCTGATGTACATCGATACATGTAAAGTAAGATAATTACACAATGTCTAGATGCCTTTATCCTTACCTCCTTATCAATATGTTGCACAGCAGCACCACGCGCTCGCTTGGCAACAGAGAAGCCAAAACACCTGCAGCTGCAGCAGatacatttttcttcatctcCTGAAGGGTAACTCGGTTGTCATCCATAACACGACCAGTCAAGAATGGCTTGTATTCTCTACATTCTAGGACAGACTTCATCATTGACATACACTGAATCAAGAATTCTTCAAATGACAAGACATCTGGCTCAGGATCAGTAATCTTGTTTAAGCAGAAGTCAACAACAGGCCAAAGGACACTTTGGTCACCAAATGAATAAGGATGCCTCTGCTGAATTGCTATTAAAATCTTCATTAATTTAGTGCATGCCTTCTTCAGGAAATCCCAGAATTTAGAATGTTTCTCTTGAAAAGATGAATCTGCATACATTGTGAATCAGAATATGTTTACACATCCACAAGAATACACACCAGAAACCTGTACAgcaaaaataagtaaaatctCTCAATTAAGGCAACATAGAAATGAGATGCTAAACAAGATTCCGGTCATCTAGAATtgagaaggagaagaaaaaaattaatcacatctaaaagaaatttataattgatgaGCACCTCAAATTTCTTTCCTTCAATTTgtagaacaagaaaaaatatcaaactatGATGACATCGGAAGATAGCATTGCCTAGATGATATGCAAGCAGTAGGAAGGTAGGAGCTAAAGAAATGTAAAAGTCAAAAAGAATTAAGATGAGAAATCTTACAGTATGGCAGAAATGACTGGATGGCCTTCAACATAACAGGGCAGACCTTCTTGACAGGTTGCACCTcctaaaaaacaaaactcCATTAATACcacaaattataacaatcatcACATACAAAAGAGTGGGGGGAGAAGAAGATCAAAAAACAGAATGCTGCAACATACAACTTAGGTTCAGGAAAAGCAGAATTTTTACCTGTATAGACTTAGCATCACTTTGGAAACCAGAAACTATGAGTTGCCTTGTTATCTTTGAACAGAGTAACCATCTTTcgcaggttaaataaatatcatcgCGATGCAACTCAGAAGTATTTTGAGCTAGCACCGAAAAGCCATGCAACATATTCTGCATGTCATTCTGCCAGAGGTGCCAGCTGTAATCAAAGAATTGAGATGCTATCTGCCAAATGAGCAACCATGTGCATATCCAGTGAATACGAAAACTCATCATTTAATAAAAGGGAATTGGCAGCATATTTGAAACATGAAATCTATATTGTACAAGAGAAGCACAGACTTATGCAGCAATCTTGCTAAGAATGCAAAATTCCTGACCGCAACTGCCTAAAGGAGTAACCGTCCAAccttattttcaagaaaatgagacctcatgataaaatacaaaacagcttcaaaatttgatttaacaTATTTCAGCTATGGCCTACCCAAGTATCTATGGACTCCAAAGGATTCTCCTACAGCACCGGATACTACTATTACTAGGATAGAGTAAGAAATTAACTCCAGCCACCCTAAAGCACTATGGAGTTGAGATAAGACACAATGCcaacaattaatcataattcaaGACTTTGTGACTGAACCTGGAACCCCTACTACTACAATGAAAAGAAGTAAATGTAAACCAAAGCACAACCccaccccccaaaaaaaaacacatttacTTTAAAAAGA
The nucleotide sequence above comes from Sesamum indicum cultivar Zhongzhi No. 13 linkage group LG11, S_indicum_v1.0, whole genome shotgun sequence. Encoded proteins:
- the LOC105174589 gene encoding ERBB-3 BINDING PROTEIN 1, whose amino-acid sequence is MSDEEREERELDLTSPEVVTKYKSAAEIVNKALQLVISECKPKAKIVDVCEKGDAFIREQTGNMYKNVKKKIERGVAFPTCISVNNTVCHFSPLASDETVLQDEDIVKIDMGCHIDGFIAVVAHTHVIQQGPVTGRAADVIAAANTAAEVALRLVRPGKKNKDVTEAIQKVAAAYDCKIVEGVLSHQMKQFVIDGNKVVLSVSGPDTRVDEAEFEENEVYSIDIVTSTGEGKPKLLDEKQTTIYKRAVDKNYHLKMKASRFIFSEISQKFPIMPFSARALEEKRARLGLVECVNHDLLQPYPVLHEKPGDLVAHIKFTVLLMPNGSDRITTHPLQELQPTKTVDDPEIKAWLALPTKTKKKGGGKKKKGKKGEKADTADAEAMDTAPNGAASEE
- the LOC105174590 gene encoding importin-11 isoform X1 → MALSVSDLPTIYTLLANSLSGDINVRKPAEDALAQFESRPGFCSCLMEVITAKDLVSQTDVRLMASVYFKNSVNRYWRNRRDSTGMSNEEKVHLRQKLLSHLREENYQITLTLAVVISKVARVDYPREWSDLFSVLAQQLQSADILTSHRIFMILFRTLKELSTKRLTSDQRTFAEIASQFFDYSWHLWQNDMQNMLHGFSVLAQNTSELHRDDIYLTCERWLLCSKITRQLIVSGFQSDAKSIQEVQPVKKVCPVMLKAIQSFLPYYSSFQEKHSKFWDFLKKACTKLMKILIAIQQRHPYSFGDQSVLWPVVDFCLNKITDPEPDVLSFEEFLIQCMSMMKSVLECREYKPFLTGRVMDDNRVTLQEMKKNVSAAAAGVLASLLPSERVVLLCNILIRRYFVLTASDVEEWYQNPESFHHEQDSVLWSERLRPCAEALYIVLFENHSQLLGPVVVSILQEAMNACPSSVSEISSQLLLKDAAYGAAAYVYYELSNYLSFKDWFNGALSIELTNNHPNMRIIHRKVALILGQWVSEIKDDTRRPVYCALIKLLQEKDLCVRLAASRSLYFHIEDANFSEYDFSDLLPICWDSCFKLVEEVQEFDSKVQVLNTISSLIARITEVTPYANKLVQFFQKAWQESSGESLLQIQLLTALKNFVVALGYQSPMCYNMLLPILQSVININSPDELLEDSMQLWEATLSHAPSMVPQLLGYFPCLVEILEKSFDHLKVAASIIEGYIVLGGLEFLNMHAATLAKVLDLVIGNVNDRGLRSVLPLVDVLVQCFPGEVPQLISSSIQKLIIICLSGGDDHDPSKTAVKTSSAAILARILVMNTNYLAQLTSEPSLLAHLQKAGFPNEENILLCLVDVWLDKVDNVISTQKKIFGLALSIILTLRLPQVLDKLDQILSVCTSVILGGSEDLTEEESSSDNMQSSKLQVPSKEFRRRQIKFSDPVNQISLENSLRDNLQMCAALHGELFNTAMSKMHPAAFAQLKQALKMP
- the LOC105174590 gene encoding importin-11 isoform X2 translates to MALSVSDLPTIYTLLANSLSGDINVRKPAEDALAQFESRPGFCSCLMEVITAKDLVSQTDVRLMASVYFKNSVNRYWRNRRDSTGMSNEEKVHLRQKLLSHLREENYQITLTLAVVISKVARVDYPREWSDLFSVLAQQLQSADILTSHRIFMILFRTLKELSTKRLTSDQRTFAEIASQFFDYSWHLWQNDMQNMLHGFSVLAQNTSELHRDDIYLTCERWLLCSKITRQLIVSGFQSDAKSIQEVQPVKKVCPVMLKAIQSFLPYYSSFQEKHSKFWDFLKKACTKLMKILIAIQQRHPYSFGDQSVLWPVVDFCLNKITDPEPDVLSFEEFLIQCMSMMKSVLECREYKPFLTGRVMDDNRVTLQEMKKNVSAAAAGVLASLLPSERVVLLCNILIRRYFVLTASDVEEWYQNPESFHHEQDSVLWSERLRPCAEALYIVLFENHSQLLGPVVVSILQEAMNACPSSVSEISSQLLLKDAAYGAAAYVYYELSNYLSFKDWFNGALSIELTNNHPNMRIIHRKVALILGQWVSEIKDDTRRPVYCALIKLLQEKDLCVRLAASRSLYFHIEDANFSEYDFSDLLPICWDSCFKLVEEVQEFDSKVQVLNTISSLIARITEVTPYANKLVQFFQKAWQESSGESLLQIQLLTALKNFVVALGYQSPMCYNMLLPILQSVININSPDELLEDSMQLWEATLSHAPSMVPQLLGYFPCLVEILEKSFDHLKVAASIIEGYIVLGGLEFLNMHAATLAKVLDLVIGNVNDRGLRSVLPLVDVLVQCFPGEVPQLISSSIQKLIIICLSGGDDHDPSKTAVKTSSAAILARILVMNTNYLAQLTSEPSLLAHLQKAGFPNEENILLCLVDVWLDKVDNVISTQKKIFGLALSIILTLRLPQVLDKLDQILSVCTSVILGGSEDLTEEESSDNMQSSKLQVPSKEFRRRQIKFSDPVNQISLENSLRDNLQMCAALHGELFNTAMSKMHPAAFAQLKQALKMP